Below is a window of Rattus norvegicus strain BN/NHsdMcwi chromosome 5, GRCr8, whole genome shotgun sequence DNA.
CAGGGAACTGAGGGTGACCAGGGCTGTGGCAAGGAGAGGCTCTGCTGAGAGGAGTGAGCGCCCCTGGAGCCAAAGGCTCAAAGGGGACCAAATCACTGGGATCTCCTAGGCAACAGGGCAGCCACACAGAAGCACACCAACACACTTAAAGCTTTGCTCCAACTAAATCATTTAGTTTTCCTTGAAGAAATGACTGAAAAACACAACTCTAGAAAAACAAGGCTGAGACAGCATTCTTCGTGTTGCGTAACAAAACCGACCCTTTAGGAGACACGGTCATAATGCCCATGGCGGGTCTAGCTATGGAGATGTGAAATCCATGCATACAAGTTTCataactgaaagagaggaaaaaaagccaAAGGAAAAACTCCAAATAAACGCTGCGTATACATGATGTCCCTTTTGCATTGCACGTCAGAAGGGGGGACCAGCAGCAGCCCAGCCCCCCTCAGTAAACCAAGGGCAAAACCCTGCAGACGACCGACCTCGGCACCAGACATCAGGGCTTAGCAGTCTCCAGTTGCAGGCCGCAGTCCTTGAGGTCGTTTGTACCTGCAcaagcctccccctcccctcggCTCACAGCTGCCCTGCTAGGACTGGAGGGGAGGGCTTTTGTATGATCTTCTCAGGTAAATAAACACAATTGGAGGATGGGTGGGGGCCTCTTGTCTACTGGGAAATCATTTTTCAAGCTTGGGCATAAGAAACCTTATACAATTTGCATAAACAGTTAAGAGTAAACGAGATTATTTGGAATAAATGCAAGTAACGTATTTTGACAGTGGCAGATTCAGTCGCTACTGAAGACGATATTTTGGGGGTAAAAAGACAAGTCAGGGTTTGCTGTACAAGATGCTGGAAGGCACAGAACGACCCCCAAGTCCAGTCTCTGCATTTTCATTGTCTCGTGATTCCCTTGTTCAACCAAGCACCAGAGGGGATGTGTGAGCGCTCGAGCACTTAGGGTTTGAACTGCTCTAGAGATCCGTAAAAACCGCAGTTAACGGGGGAgtaaggagggaagggaaggttcTGACAAAGTGCAGTTCTAAATACATGTTTAAAtgaacaacaaacaacaacaacaaaaaaaaaaaaaaaaaaaggaaaaaagagaaaggaagagtgaTATAATGCTGTTTGCTCCAATGCTGCAGCCTCAGTCCACGATGCGAGGAGTGATGTCTGCCGCACTGAAGAGGGGTTGCTGTGGTCAAGCAGCGCATGGGTGGCTAGGTGGCGTGTGTGAGAACAACACAACAGGACACTGGACCATGGCCACTGCCTAACACAGGACAGCCCCTCAAGGTGTAGGTGGGCAGGGGCACCCAGGGGCCTGGGCAAACCGGCTCAGGCCTCCCGGTGCCCGCAGGGCAAGgttagtggtgatggtgatgggcGGGGCAGCGGCGGTAAGGCGGGCAGTGTTGGGGCTCATCTCGCACGCGGCGCTCTCCCTGCTCTTCCTGGCAGCAGCAGGAAGACTGGGGTCCTTGTTGCTGAAAAAATAGACTCTGAAGAAAACCCTTGCTGTCCTCTGTAGCCGCGGGCACAGATGAGCGGTGATGGCTTCCCAGGACGGCGGTGGGTGGGTGCCACCCAGCCAGTGTGGGTGTCCAGATGGCGTCACGTGTAGGGGCCTTTTACAGTTAGTCATAAAAAACATGTTGATTTTCTGAATATCAAGTCTCCTTACTGGTTTTAAATAGCTTATAACAAAAGTGTAAATGTTAGAATGTTCTAGCAAGCAGAGGACCAGCTACAAGCCACAGAGCCAGTCTCAACTCTGGCTGCAGCTGGGGGACATGGCTTGCTCACTTGAACTTGGCCAGTAGAAAATTTTGCAGTGGATTCCAAAAGTATGTGGTTACAAACACTCGCTTGGTAATAGGCACAGTAGAGACGTTGTGCTGTGTGGCTGCAGAGGCATGGGCTGGGCCTGCAAAGCCACGTACCCGCCGCTCTCTGCGCACGCATAGAGGTCCATGTGGCAGTGGCAATCACTGCCCAGGCTAGGGATCCAGCTCAGCGTTGCTCTCACCTCCAGAATTCTCAGGCCGTGGCCGAGGCCACAGCTGCTCCTGAAGCTCCTTCACCACCTTCTCCAGGTGCTCACGGGCCTCCCGTTCCCGCAGCAGGTCAGCTCGAAGCTGCTCACGGTCAGCCTCTGCATGCTGCAGCTTTGCTTGCAGGTCCTCAATCTGCAAGGGATGCCAAGTGGTCAGTAGTGCTGCACCTAACTACTCAGGAGTCCAGGACCCTGCTGAGTTCACTCAGCCTAGGTGCCAGGTCTGTTCCTCTCCTACCTGAGGCTACATGGAAGGGCCCAGATACCCAGGCCTGGGAGAGCTCATTGCACCAGAACAGGAACAGGCTCCACGTCCACCCTGCTCTTCTCAAGTACCCAAGAGGAAACCAAACAGCACTGAAAGTGTGGAGACCTCTTCCCTTAAGGGCTCACTGGACTGGAACCCTAAGATGCAGAAACTGCACAGTGTGTCCATCTTCTGATCCTAGTTTAGAGCTTGCTCTCCaagccagggcagggagaacAGCCTGTATTCTGGGGCCCTAATGGTCCTATTGGGGTGATGGAGCAGTTGGACTTCCACCCATGGCTATGGGAAACAGCCCCCAGCACATGGCCAGGTCCTGGTCTGCTGGACCTGCAGGGCCTCCAGGCAATGCACACCAACACCTCAGATCCAGCTGGGAATGGGTAAACTGAGGACCTTGGATTGGTGGCAGCAGCTACCTCTGTACTTTCAGTGTTACCAGCCCACCCACTGCAGTACCTGGGCTGAGTACTTGGCACGAAGGCGCCCGGCCTCGCAGCCCTTGTCACACACCCGGACCTGCCGCGCCTGCTCCAGTTCTCGCTTCAGGCGCACCCGGGACTCGTTGGcctccttcatcttcttctcATTTTCAGCTCGGAGCCGCTCAATCTCTTTCCTCAAACTGCGCTTGGCCTCTGTGGCTTCCCGCAGTTTCTCCTTCTTGGCCACACGCAAGAATTCTAGCTCCTGGGAGGACATGGAGCCAACAGGTTCAAGGTCCTGCCAGTCCGGCATCTTCCCACCCATCCTGCCACCCAACAAGCAGTCCCCTTCCCCTGACTGCCAGTGTCCTTTCCTACAGGGCCCAGCAGAAAGCTGTGACTGACTAGCTGCTGTCTGCTCCATCACTGCAGGCTACAGCAGACCCTCCGCACaccgccccctcccccctcccaagtACACTTGCCCTGTCTCAGCGAGGATGGAGGAGAGCACCAGCCGTCTCAGACACTGCACCTGAGGCCTCAGTTGCCTCCCAGCCAGATGGAGCCATCTACTTGTGGTACTTCTCATGTTCTCCCCTACGTGTTGGCATGCAGTGTGACCCCTGACCCCCATGAATACTTATGTGAAGACTCACACCTCCATCCAGAGTGGGGGCAAGGAAGGATGAGAGAATGACTAAGATTCACTCTGAGGAGAACTCTGAAATCCTGCAGCCCCGAGGATTGACAGGGTTGTGTTGTGTTAAAGCCCACGCATGTGAGGCTGCCCCCAGAGCTGCCAGACTCAGGCTGAGGTGTGAAATCAGCTGAGGTTGAGCCTGCAGCAAAGCCTTAATGCTGAGCCCTGGTGGAGAACATTGGCTAAGCTCTTCGCTTTCCCTCGGCTGCCTGAGAACTGGGCCTCCCTTACTCATGTCAgataaacaacaacagcaacagcaacagcaacagcaacagcagcagcagcagcagcagcagcagcagcagcagcagcagcagcagcaagcaagcaacaacatcatcatcatggcGTGAAAAGAAGGTGCAAAAGGAAAGTTTCCAGCCCAGAAAGGAGTGTATTCCCAGATGCCTTAGCTCTTCTCCAAGGCCTGCTGCTAACTCCCTTTTGGAGATGGCTTCAGAAGCCATCCCTGCACTGCAGCTGGGAAATAAACCAACTCCTCACAGAGCAAGAGGCATCCCTCCTATAGCCACTCCTCCCTCACCATTAACACTCTGGCCTTTGTCATGGCCGAGAAAACACGCCAGTTCTTTAGTGAGGCCCACAGATAGGGAGAGCTGAAGCTGGGACCACTATGGGAGCCTTCCCTGAAACACAGAAAGGCTCTGGATATCAAAATGCTTCACAGGGCTGGGCCCCCCAGAGGACGGGGGAAGAACCCCAAGCGTCCCCAAGAGGGCTTGGGCAGCCCAGGAGGATGCCTCCTGTATTTCGTGGGCCTTACCTGGTGCAGGCTGCGCTTAGCCTGAAGGGCTGCTGTCAGCTTCTCCTCTTGCTTAACTCGCATTTTGACCACCTCATGAAGGAACTTTTCTTTGGCTTCCTTGGTATCCAGGCCACCCTCCAGGGCTTGCCGAAGGTGCTCCAACTCTGCCTCCAGCCCACTTGGGGCATCAGCATGGGCTGCGGCATCAGGAGCAGCCACAGGGGGAGCATGCATGCCGGGGGAGCTTAGATCCTTGGCAGAGCTGGACGAGGTAAAGGATGGGGAGGACAGCGAGGACAAGGAGGAGGTGACTGAggacagacagagaaaccaaaGCATTAGGCTCGGTCACCAAACGCACCTCCTTACCCCACCTCCCAAGGGGAGCAGAGTCCAGTCCACACTTACATTCCTCTCTGCTTTCAACTTCAACCTCGGCCTCAGAATCCTTGTCCTCCTCTGCAGCAGCCACGGGTGTGAGCATGTCTGGGGCTCCTGGTGCGTCCATGGTCAGCTTTCGCTTTCGTGGCTGGATACACGTAGTAAGGGGTTCTGGTGCCCGGGAGACCACGGTGGTGCATGGTGGACTGTTCACAACCTTTTGCTGGGTTGGTGGTGCTAGGGCCACATTGGGGGCCACAGCTGTCTCAAAGCTCTTGTAGGAGTAGAAGCTAAAGGAAACAGATGCTTAGCCGGGGTATATCTGCCTCTCAAATCCCTACATGAGCTATAGAATGCACCCTGCTCAGTCAGCCAGGACACAGGACCTCTCCCCACTCTAACTCTCGAGGTCCAGATTCAAATGACCGAGAACCACAAATTTTCCTGCAGGTTGGGTTAGTATAGCACATAGCTAGACCTTCATGTTTTTAGAGGCACAATCTTCATGCAAGCCTCGCTGACTTGGAATCTGCTATAAACTCCAGACTGGCCTgagactcacagagattcatttgcctctgcctcctgaacgcCAGAAGCGAACTCTTAGTACTGTCTGTGAGCCCAGCATCTTCATTCAAGACTTCAAAACTCTAGGCAGTTTATCCTAGGACTAAGGGCACTGATGCCATGGAGGCCTCTTATACCAGAGCTCAGTTCTCCTGTCCATCCCTGCTCACCTGTCTCGAATCAGGGCTGGTAGGTGTGGGGACGTCTCCTTCTCACTTGCGGACACTGCAGGGGACCAGGGCCGGAAAGCAGAAAGGCGCTGGCGAGGGTGAGCACAGCCGAGGCTCTGTCAAGAAAACCCATGTAAATGACTACAGAACTACAAGCCACTTTATGTCCCTGAGGCCGAGTAGAGCCAGAGTTGGCTTAAGAAGGGCCTTACTCCCTCCCCAAAGACCCCAGACAGGTTCCCACATAGCACCTTATTGGAGGAACCAGCCAAGGTCCGCAGCCAAGTGGACTGCTTGTCCTTCTCAGAAGACGCAGGGGACTGTGAGGAAGTGTCGTCTGTTTTGGGTCTTATGGAAGCTGGGGGCTCTGAGACCTGTGATCAACACAAAAGGCCCTGTTGGGATCCCTGGGCCCAGGCAGGGTCTGGTCTCCCTACCAGCCCCATAGTAGCAAGCTCTCCACTGGACCATTGTAATTCCACAGCTAGGAAGGAGCCTCAGAGCCACAAACACAGAGCACCTTGGCCTTGTGCAGAAAGGTAAGCCTGATGTGTCTGCTAAGGGACGAGGGCGTCCCATGAGACAGAGAAATACTGTGCTGCTGTGGGCTGCTCTGAGGTGACCTCATCACAGCTGCAGCGGGTGCTGTGTGGATCGCCAAGACCCATTCCGGCTTCCACAGCACTCTTAGGTTCTTTGCCTTCAGTCCCACTCTGTGGCCACATCAGGAATGGGCTAAATGACCCAGCACTGACTCCAGGCTCAAGTGTGACCCAACAAGCAGCCTGTAAGGAACCCAAGAGGGCTGCCCTCTGGGCATCCTTTATCACTGCTTCATTGGAGAGCATTACGGTTACCACAGCTACCCCCTCCCCAGAGGAAGGAAATATTCAACTTGAAGGACCATGACATACCTCACAAAATAGCTTAACCAGGTGTCACCACACTGCCTTTGCTGTCAGCTTACAGAAGCCAGCCAGTACCCTAACTTATCTTGGGCACCAGCTGTGGTCTAGTTTGACATCCAGCATTAAGTGGTGCACACCTGAGCCAGTCTGTATGTGAAATCCAATGACCCTCCACCTAAGTgtcacattacacacacacacacacacacacacacacacacacacacacacacacaccggcgTTCCACCTGCAGAACAATCACAGCATGGGCCTCTCCCAGAGCAGATAAGACTAGAGGAGCTAAGCTGCTGTCCCCCAGGTAGGGCCTAAGGAGATGACACAGACCCCAAGGCAGGCATACAGGGTTTACACCTCGGTCCCACGCACAGCCTCGTTACCTTGGGTGTAATGGGAAGGATGCAGCTAAAGTGAGACTTCCAGCCAGAGCCCTCCGGCCTACAGAAGAACAGGGCTTTTATCACAACACCTGCAAAGAGGAAGAAGGCAGCCAAGGTGCCAGCTTGATAGGT
It encodes the following:
- the Ski gene encoding ski oncogene isoform X1 translates to MEAAAAGRGGFQPHPGLQKTLEQFHLSSMSSLGGPAAFSARWAQEAYKKESAKEAGAATVPAPVPTAAEPPPVLHLPAIQPPPPVLPGPFFMPSDRSTERCETVLEGETISCFVVGGEKRLCLPQILNSVLRDFSLQQINSVCDELHIYCSRCTADQLEILKVMGILPFSAPSCGLITKTDAERLCNALLYGGAYPPPCKKELAASLALGLELSERSVRVYHECFGKCKGLLVPELYSSPSAACIQCLDCRLMYPPHKFVVHSHKALENRTCHWGFDSANWRAYILLSQDYTGKEEQARLGRCLDDVKEKFDYANKYKRRVPRSLGCAHPRQRLSAFRPWSPAVSASEKETSPHLPALIRDSFYSYKSFETAVAPNVALAPPTQQKVVNSPPCTTVVSRAPEPLTTCIQPRKRKLTMDAPGAPDMLTPVAAAEEDKDSEAEVEVESREEFTSSLSSLSSPSFTSSSSAKDLSSPGMHAPPVAAPDAAAHADAPSGLEAELEHLRQALEGGLDTKEAKEKFLHEVVKMRVKQEEKLTAALQAKRSLHQELEFLRVAKKEKLREATEAKRSLRKEIERLRAENEKKMKEANESRVRLKRELEQARQVRVCDKGCEAGRLRAKYSAQIEDLQAKLQHAEADREQLRADLLREREAREHLEKVVKELQEQLWPRPRPENSGGESNAELDP
- the Ski gene encoding ski oncogene, with the translated sequence MEAAAAGRGGFQPHPGLQKTLEQFHLSSMSSLGGPAAFSARWAQEAYKKESAKEAGAATVPAPVPTAAEPPPVLHLPAIQPPPPVLPGPFFMPSDRSTERCETVLEGETISCFVVGGEKRLCLPQILNSVLRDFSLQQINSVCDELHIYCSRCTADQLEILKVMGILPFSAPSCGLITKTDAERLCNALLYGGAYPPPCKKELAASLALGLELSERSVRVYHECFGKCKGLLVPELYSSPSAACIQCLDCRLMYPPHKFVVHSHKALENRTCHWGFDSANWRAYILLSQDYTGKEEQARLGRCLDDVKEKFDYANKYKRRVPRVSEPPASIRPKTDDTSSQSPASSEKDKQSTWLRTLAGSSNKSLGCAHPRQRLSAFRPWSPAVSASEKETSPHLPALIRDSFYSYKSFETAVAPNVALAPPTQQKVVNSPPCTTVVSRAPEPLTTCIQPRKRKLTMDAPGAPDMLTPVAAAEEDKDSEAEVEVESREEFTSSLSSLSSPSFTSSSSAKDLSSPGMHAPPVAAPDAAAHADAPSGLEAELEHLRQALEGGLDTKEAKEKFLHEVVKMRVKQEEKLTAALQAKRSLHQELEFLRVAKKEKLREATEAKRSLRKEIERLRAENEKKMKEANESRVRLKRELEQARQVRVCDKGCEAGRLRAKYSAQIEDLQAKLQHAEADREQLRADLLREREAREHLEKVVKELQEQLWPRPRPENSGGESNAELDP
- the Ski gene encoding ski oncogene isoform X2 — protein: MVASFSGGCRGSAYAVCSKALLPQLVPRVSEPPASIRPKTDDTSSQSPASSEKDKQSTWLRTLAGSSNKSLGCAHPRQRLSAFRPWSPAVSASEKETSPHLPALIRDSFYSYKSFETAVAPNVALAPPTQQKVVNSPPCTTVVSRAPEPLTTCIQPRKRKLTMDAPGAPDMLTPVAAAEEDKDSEAEVEVESREEFTSSLSSLSSPSFTSSSSAKDLSSPGMHAPPVAAPDAAAHADAPSGLEAELEHLRQALEGGLDTKEAKEKFLHEVVKMRVKQEEKLTAALQAKRSLHQELEFLRVAKKEKLREATEAKRSLRKEIERLRAENEKKMKEANESRVRLKRELEQARQVRVCDKGCEAGRLRAKYSAQIEDLQAKLQHAEADREQLRADLLREREAREHLEKVVKELQEQLWPRPRPENSGGESNAELDP